One window of the Natronomonas marina genome contains the following:
- a CDS encoding acyl-CoA dehydrogenase family protein — MVDFSQTTDVRLIKDGLDSFLEQEVEPIEEAHRDLLVPDFRRLRDDGRLKDEVVDAIDTVRRKSGEAGYYGIDMPESVGGGGASAVELVRVLFHLYSKGLGLKMYVIEGAAGPHSTLLELDDELKEEYLVPAVAGRKSGCFVLTESTSGSDALDMATTAEKDGDEWVIDGTKMWITNSPYADYGQVFAVTDPEKEGPDRVSAFLFDTDNPGFSVERINQTLFNDGMQAEVEFDNCRVPESHLIGERGEGFYNAMRFLNEGRLRIAARCAGLMSYLLEEVVDYATQRTAWGEPIGKRQHVRRMIADIATWQETAENLVLKTAWRVDQGEDPAKQSAIAKYYATEKLFEAADNAVQVFGANGLSYEYPIQRVFRYARLLRIPEGTSEIQLETIASEVGL; from the coding sequence ATGGTCGACTTCAGTCAGACGACCGACGTGCGACTCATCAAGGACGGACTGGACTCCTTTCTCGAACAGGAGGTAGAGCCCATAGAGGAGGCCCACCGTGACCTCCTCGTCCCGGATTTCAGGCGGCTGCGAGACGACGGCCGGCTCAAGGACGAGGTCGTCGACGCCATCGACACCGTCAGACGGAAGTCGGGCGAGGCGGGATACTACGGGATCGATATGCCCGAGTCGGTCGGTGGCGGCGGCGCGAGTGCGGTAGAGCTGGTTCGGGTGCTCTTTCACCTCTACTCGAAGGGCCTCGGCCTGAAGATGTACGTGATCGAGGGGGCGGCGGGCCCTCACTCCACGTTGCTCGAACTCGACGACGAGCTGAAAGAGGAGTATCTCGTTCCCGCGGTCGCCGGCCGCAAGAGCGGGTGTTTCGTTCTCACGGAGAGCACGTCGGGATCGGACGCCCTCGACATGGCGACGACCGCCGAGAAGGACGGCGACGAGTGGGTCATCGACGGCACCAAGATGTGGATAACCAACAGCCCCTACGCCGACTACGGACAGGTGTTCGCCGTCACCGATCCGGAAAAGGAGGGGCCGGACCGCGTGTCGGCGTTCCTGTTCGACACGGACAACCCCGGCTTCTCGGTCGAGCGCATCAACCAGACCCTGTTCAACGACGGGATGCAGGCCGAAGTCGAGTTCGATAACTGTCGCGTACCGGAGTCCCACCTGATCGGCGAGCGGGGCGAGGGGTTCTACAACGCGATGCGGTTCCTCAACGAGGGCCGGCTACGGATAGCCGCCCGGTGTGCGGGCCTCATGTCGTACCTCCTCGAGGAGGTCGTCGACTACGCCACCCAGCGGACGGCGTGGGGCGAACCCATCGGCAAGCGACAGCACGTTCGCCGCATGATAGCCGACATCGCTACCTGGCAGGAGACGGCGGAGAACCTCGTGTTGAAGACTGCCTGGCGCGTCGACCAGGGCGAGGACCCGGCCAAACAGAGCGCCATCGCCAAGTACTACGCGACCGAGAAGCTGTTCGAGGCGGCCGACAACGCGGTGCAGGTGTTCGGGGCGAACGGGCTGAGCTACGAGTACCCGATCCAGCGGGTGTTCCGGTACGCTCGCCTGCTCCGCATCCCGGAGGGGACCTCCGAGATCCAACTGGAGACTATCGCGTCGGAAGTCGGCCTCTGA
- a CDS encoding CaiB/BaiF CoA transferase family protein, with protein sequence MEAPLDGITVLDISQSAAAPSATQALAELGAEVLSVEPPGGGAQRRLIGGTFFPNLCRDKLSIAVDLKSEDGDRILRRLIEEVDVFVHNYRNETIERLGYDYETVRSYNEGIVYCSVTGFGEDGPYSDRPALDPLAQAMSGLMDVTGEPDRKPSRVGSSVIDVSTGFVAALGIVVGLFARERTGEGRHVEASLVDTAAAFMGYWYTHYSKTGESPVRSGHTYDGYAPVGVFETADDPVYLSVPYQPIWRRFCEAIDRAGWIDDPRFETDDDRLEHRDALYAAIEEVFGQYTREELMSVLLANDVPVSEVNSVPEAHRDEHLRRRGTVTEIDDTDGEKVTVSTTPLRVHGTERSPGPLPEVGEHTEAVLRSLDFSDDEIAVFHERGTIESPDAPFEK encoded by the coding sequence ATGGAAGCACCGCTGGACGGGATCACCGTACTGGACATCTCACAGAGCGCCGCGGCCCCGTCGGCCACCCAGGCGCTCGCCGAGCTGGGTGCGGAGGTCCTCTCGGTCGAACCGCCGGGCGGCGGCGCACAGCGGCGGCTGATCGGCGGAACTTTCTTTCCCAACCTCTGTCGGGACAAGCTATCGATCGCGGTCGATCTGAAGAGCGAGGACGGCGACCGGATACTCCGGCGACTGATCGAGGAGGTCGACGTCTTCGTCCACAACTACCGGAACGAGACGATAGAGCGACTCGGCTACGACTACGAGACGGTCCGGTCGTACAACGAGGGGATCGTCTACTGTTCGGTCACGGGGTTCGGCGAGGACGGACCGTACAGCGACCGTCCGGCGCTCGATCCGCTCGCCCAGGCCATGTCGGGGCTGATGGACGTGACGGGCGAACCCGACCGGAAACCGTCCAGAGTCGGCTCCTCGGTGATCGACGTCTCGACGGGGTTCGTCGCGGCCCTCGGGATCGTGGTCGGCCTCTTCGCCCGCGAACGGACGGGCGAGGGACGACACGTCGAGGCGTCGCTCGTCGATACGGCGGCGGCGTTCATGGGCTACTGGTACACCCACTACAGCAAGACGGGCGAGTCGCCCGTTCGAAGCGGCCACACCTACGACGGGTACGCCCCGGTCGGCGTCTTCGAGACGGCGGACGATCCGGTGTACCTCTCCGTCCCCTACCAGCCAATCTGGCGGCGGTTCTGCGAGGCCATCGACCGGGCCGGGTGGATCGACGACCCGCGCTTCGAGACCGACGACGACAGGCTGGAACACAGGGACGCGCTGTACGCGGCGATCGAGGAGGTGTTCGGGCAGTACACGCGGGAGGAACTCATGTCGGTACTGCTGGCCAACGACGTCCCGGTTTCGGAGGTCAACTCCGTCCCCGAGGCCCACCGGGACGAACACCTCAGGCGTCGCGGGACCGTCACGGAGATCGACGATACCGACGGGGAGAAAGTGACGGTCTCGACGACGCCGTTGCGGGTGCACGGGACCGAACGGTCCCCGGGGCCCCTCCCCGAAGTCGGCGAGCACACGGAGGCGGTCCTTCGCTCCCTCGACTTCTCGGACGACGAGATAGCGGTGTTCCACGAGCGGGGTACGATCGAGAGCCCGGATGCCCCGTTCGAGAAGTGA
- a CDS encoding citryl-CoA lyase, with the protein MGNRFETALSSHDERSISVREKDLSTEVMGEMEFTAALYYLWTGDVPTAGERRLLDAVLSSLMVHGTTPSAIASRLTAMSEPDAVQAAIASGILGVGSQFIGTMKNCSEELQAVVKAEDGDAAITELVAEYQRDGTPFPGIGHPHLEPVDPRAERLFELADTEGVAGDHVDAVRDVREAFENATGEALPINATGAIAAVTSDLGMSPTAARGLAVISRATGVTGEVLEEQENPMAVDIWQYVDGNTEPPADG; encoded by the coding sequence ATGGGAAACCGATTCGAAACGGCCCTGTCGAGTCACGACGAACGCTCGATATCGGTCCGCGAGAAGGACCTCTCGACGGAGGTCATGGGCGAGATGGAATTCACGGCGGCGCTGTACTACCTCTGGACCGGCGACGTCCCGACCGCCGGCGAACGGCGGCTCCTCGATGCGGTGTTGTCGTCGCTGATGGTACACGGGACGACGCCGTCGGCGATCGCGAGTCGGCTCACGGCCATGTCGGAGCCCGACGCCGTACAGGCGGCGATAGCGAGCGGTATCCTCGGCGTCGGCTCCCAGTTCATCGGGACGATGAAGAACTGCTCGGAGGAGCTCCAGGCCGTCGTCAAGGCGGAAGACGGCGACGCCGCGATAACGGAGTTGGTGGCCGAGTACCAGCGGGACGGAACCCCGTTCCCGGGCATCGGACACCCGCACCTCGAACCGGTCGATCCGCGGGCGGAACGGCTGTTCGAACTGGCCGACACGGAGGGCGTCGCGGGGGATCACGTCGACGCCGTCCGGGACGTTCGAGAGGCGTTCGAGAACGCCACCGGCGAGGCCCTGCCGATAAACGCGACCGGGGCCATCGCGGCCGTGACCTCGGACCTGGGGATGTCCCCGACGGCGGCCCGGGGGCTCGCAGTGATCAGCCGGGCGACCGGCGTCACCGGGGAGGTCCTCGAAGAGCAGGAGAACCCGATGGCGGTCGACATCTGGCAGTACGTCGACGGGAACACCGAACCCCCGGCCGACGGGTGA
- a CDS encoding ABC transporter substrate-binding protein produces the protein MVGNGKRSVERRRVLQTVGAVGAVGLAGCSFGNGDGNGNGNGNGNGNGNGNGNGNGNGNGEDTEPTPDDDAERVPVLEFSYMGNAPRTTELEAGIDVLVQDLEKIGVRAETNPMDGLTYVVANSKDQRHYDITYMYGNPTPDRLDPLRQLEREHIERAGAAPGTSTNNYTACDVSAAIDEARTATSREELQEHVTEAMQLLAEDYQQCAATNVVELGAVRTDAVEPGTAGELGYSRNNPLFYMTSSPTNENNEIISDFSQEGLSSKRELIGSLGMDTTVMYNNLVFSPLIMYDPESLERVNVLADSWETSDEGDSWSVTVTLKEGLTFHNGDPITAEEVKFTYELVRDLKTLVQQSRVEFQSAEVVDDLTVRFDFESPNLTFTLASMAQWGILHPDTWEGARDNPEQFIPDTVIGSGPFELETFEPNSAARLTGRSDGNHPLATPDHDIVFVPFSDDQTKIQAFTAGEINVSTSIRPALLSQIESDMNTDNLATATQQGWTGYQIRLQLAEAPGFFKAFREAVAKVPNRRLINELTNGGMGNVITEAAVGEMVPTHPFFPDDLPHFTDDPSGDVEGAREALAEGGFSWDGDGRLYYPSGADLEPRWPAESTPDPTEFPCLDDESGEYIGQSG, from the coding sequence ATGGTCGGCAATGGCAAGCGATCCGTCGAGAGGCGTAGAGTTCTCCAGACCGTCGGTGCCGTCGGTGCCGTCGGGCTGGCAGGTTGCTCGTTCGGCAACGGCGACGGCAACGGCAATGGTAACGGCAACGGGAACGGCAACGGCAACGGGAACGGCAACGGGAACGGCAACGGCAACGGTGAGGACACCGAACCGACGCCCGACGACGATGCCGAACGGGTACCCGTACTGGAGTTCTCCTACATGGGGAACGCACCCAGGACGACGGAACTCGAGGCGGGAATCGACGTACTGGTGCAGGACCTCGAGAAGATAGGTGTCCGGGCGGAGACGAACCCGATGGACGGGCTGACGTACGTCGTGGCGAACTCCAAGGACCAGCGCCACTACGACATCACCTACATGTACGGGAACCCCACGCCCGACCGCCTCGACCCCCTGCGCCAGCTGGAGCGGGAACACATCGAGCGTGCGGGTGCCGCCCCCGGAACGTCCACGAACAACTACACGGCCTGTGACGTGTCGGCGGCGATCGACGAGGCCAGGACGGCCACCAGCCGCGAGGAGCTTCAGGAACACGTCACGGAGGCGATGCAGCTGCTGGCAGAGGACTACCAGCAGTGTGCGGCGACGAACGTCGTCGAACTCGGTGCAGTCCGCACCGACGCGGTCGAGCCGGGGACGGCGGGAGAGCTCGGCTACTCGCGGAACAACCCGCTGTTCTACATGACATCGTCGCCGACCAACGAGAACAACGAGATCATCTCGGACTTCTCCCAGGAAGGGCTGAGTTCCAAGCGGGAGCTCATCGGCAGCCTGGGGATGGACACGACCGTGATGTACAACAATCTCGTCTTCTCCCCGCTGATAATGTACGACCCCGAGTCCCTCGAGCGGGTGAACGTGCTGGCCGACAGCTGGGAGACGTCCGACGAGGGCGACTCGTGGTCGGTCACCGTCACGCTCAAGGAGGGGCTGACCTTCCACAACGGCGACCCCATCACGGCGGAGGAAGTGAAGTTCACGTACGAACTGGTCAGGGACCTGAAGACCCTGGTTCAGCAGTCGCGGGTCGAGTTCCAGTCCGCCGAGGTGGTCGACGACCTGACGGTCCGGTTCGACTTCGAGAGCCCGAACCTGACGTTTACGCTGGCGAGCATGGCTCAGTGGGGGATCCTTCACCCGGACACGTGGGAGGGCGCCCGGGACAACCCCGAGCAGTTCATCCCGGATACGGTCATCGGTTCCGGGCCGTTCGAGCTGGAGACCTTCGAGCCCAACAGTGCGGCCCGGCTGACGGGTCGTTCCGACGGGAACCACCCGCTTGCGACGCCGGATCACGACATCGTGTTCGTCCCGTTCAGCGACGACCAGACGAAGATTCAGGCGTTCACCGCCGGCGAAATAAACGTCTCGACCTCGATCCGTCCGGCGCTGCTCTCGCAGATCGAGTCCGACATGAACACCGACAACCTGGCCACGGCCACCCAGCAGGGCTGGACCGGCTACCAGATACGGTTACAACTGGCGGAGGCGCCGGGATTCTTCAAGGCGTTCCGGGAGGCAGTCGCGAAGGTGCCCAACCGACGGCTGATCAACGAACTGACCAACGGCGGGATGGGGAACGTCATCACGGAGGCGGCCGTCGGCGAGATGGTGCCGACCCACCCGTTCTTCCCCGACGACCTGCCCCACTTCACGGACGACCCGAGCGGCGACGTCGAGGGGGCGAGGGAAGCCCTCGCCGAGGGCGGGTTCAGCTGGGACGGCGACGGACGGCTCTACTACCCGTCGGGGGCCGACCTCGAGCCGAGATGGCCCGCAGAGTCGACGCCGGATCCGACGGAGTTCCCCTGCCTCGACGACGAAAGTGGCGAGTACATCGGGCAGTCCGGATAG
- a CDS encoding UGSC family (seleno)protein — translation MGKSQSETRPGAGGQLLDPRGRVEVEEKGLAPRLESLEGTTVGLLDNAKPNADRFLDAVGEMLVDEYGVEAVERASKHAAAVSGGSLLPELRAECDAVVNAYGDCGSCTSWCVHDSATLELQGVPTATINSDEFVRLGQSDARALGLPGLPLVTVPHPMGDVSPDVVRSRARDTIAEIAAVLTTSRTELDDEYRGKFLGENEELTDEDLYCPL, via the coding sequence ATGGGTAAGAGTCAGAGCGAAACACGGCCGGGGGCCGGCGGGCAACTACTTGACCCACGCGGGCGCGTCGAAGTCGAGGAGAAGGGGCTGGCCCCCCGCCTGGAGTCACTCGAGGGAACGACGGTCGGACTGCTCGACAACGCCAAGCCGAACGCCGATCGCTTCCTCGACGCCGTCGGCGAGATGCTTGTCGACGAGTACGGTGTCGAGGCGGTCGAACGGGCGAGCAAACACGCCGCCGCCGTCTCCGGTGGGTCGCTGTTGCCCGAGTTGCGGGCCGAGTGTGACGCCGTCGTCAACGCCTACGGCGACTGCGGATCGTGTACGTCGTGGTGTGTTCACGACAGCGCGACGCTGGAGTTACAGGGCGTCCCGACGGCCACGATCAACAGCGACGAGTTCGTCCGACTCGGACAGTCGGACGCGCGGGCGCTGGGGCTTCCGGGGCTGCCGCTCGTCACGGTCCCGCACCCGATGGGCGACGTCTCGCCGGACGTGGTTCGCAGCCGTGCCCGCGACACCATCGCCGAGATCGCCGCTGTCCTCACGACGTCCCGAACGGAACTCGACGACGAGTACCGGGGGAAGTTCCTCGGCGAGAACGAGGAACTCACCGACGAGGACCTCTACTGCCCGCTGTGA
- a CDS encoding amidohydrolase family protein gives MSTTEEEGVRSIGTFQDERVVDAEFHVPITAPSVYEYVDDPKAREWFEELGPPLPATSGWWEPYANEEMAGYSFMEELLSVPSAEERITSEDVRETMTELGLDAVVVNPPDDFPLVDSRTPKMMNQVARAYNDYVLDRIVDPSEGIYAAMILPFWDPPFAEAEVERIGAEEGIVAGVNWLTLDRPFGVIEYDGVLEKLAGHDLPLLLHRGPSSEFYHTMDRNLQTFVENKMTTENKTMLGAVMNMIYTGVFDAHTDLEVVIQGFGGMWIPFAADRGDEIYQVNSGDYQLTNRMYDGEYEYLPRRPSEYVHDNFYVTNCSIGLPPSEEMLEHALKVTYADETFMYSTNWPDGEVDGAEWLDRPGIDEDTRAAILHGNAEDVFGI, from the coding sequence ATGAGCACTACCGAAGAGGAGGGAGTTCGCTCCATCGGGACGTTCCAGGACGAACGCGTCGTCGACGCCGAGTTCCACGTTCCGATAACGGCACCCTCCGTCTACGAGTACGTCGACGATCCGAAGGCACGGGAGTGGTTCGAGGAACTCGGTCCGCCGCTGCCCGCGACGAGCGGCTGGTGGGAACCGTACGCCAACGAGGAGATGGCCGGGTACTCCTTCATGGAGGAACTGCTCAGCGTCCCGTCGGCCGAAGAGCGGATCACGAGCGAGGACGTCCGGGAGACGATGACGGAGCTGGGCCTCGACGCGGTGGTCGTGAACCCGCCCGACGACTTCCCGCTGGTGGACAGCCGGACACCCAAGATGATGAACCAGGTGGCCAGGGCGTACAACGATTACGTCCTCGACCGGATCGTGGACCCCTCGGAGGGTATCTACGCCGCGATGATCCTTCCGTTCTGGGACCCGCCGTTCGCCGAAGCCGAGGTCGAGCGGATCGGGGCCGAAGAGGGGATCGTCGCGGGCGTCAACTGGCTGACGCTGGACCGGCCGTTCGGCGTCATCGAGTACGACGGTGTTCTGGAGAAGCTCGCCGGGCACGACCTGCCGCTGTTGCTCCACCGGGGGCCGAGTTCGGAGTTCTACCATACGATGGACCGGAACCTCCAGACCTTCGTCGAGAACAAGATGACGACCGAGAACAAGACGATGCTCGGCGCCGTCATGAACATGATCTACACCGGGGTCTTCGACGCCCACACCGACCTCGAGGTGGTGATCCAGGGGTTCGGTGGCATGTGGATTCCCTTTGCGGCCGACCGTGGCGACGAGATCTACCAGGTGAACTCCGGGGACTACCAGCTGACCAACCGGATGTACGACGGCGAGTACGAGTACCTGCCGCGGCGCCCCAGCGAGTACGTCCACGACAACTTCTACGTGACCAACTGCTCGATCGGGCTGCCGCCGTCCGAGGAGATGCTGGAACACGCGCTGAAGGTGACCTACGCCGACGAGACGTTCATGTACTCGACGAACTGGCCGGACGGGGAGGTCGACGGCGCGGAGTGGCTCGACCGTCCGGGCATCGACGAGGACACGCGGGCGGCGATCCTGCACGGCAACGCCGAGGACGTCTTCGGCATCTGA
- a CDS encoding Rieske (2Fe-2S) protein has protein sequence MTKHQIGTIDEFPEGKATPVSVDGIQLAIFNVDGELYAIVDNCLHKNLPLSKIGDDAVSDESLCSKKARFTLGEIDETNLTVSCPYHYMEWSLETGKSPVFDYRLPTYNVTIDEDDVFVTL, from the coding sequence ATGACGAAACACCAGATCGGAACGATCGACGAGTTCCCCGAGGGGAAAGCAACGCCCGTGAGCGTCGACGGTATTCAGCTCGCCATCTTCAACGTCGACGGAGAGCTGTACGCCATCGTCGACAACTGTCTCCACAAGAACCTGCCGCTCAGCAAGATCGGGGACGACGCGGTCAGCGACGAGAGCCTCTGTAGCAAGAAGGCGAGGTTCACGCTGGGCGAGATCGACGAGACGAACCTCACCGTCTCCTGCCCGTATCACTACATGGAGTGGAGCCTGGAGACGGGCAAGAGCCCCGTCTTCGACTACCGGCTCCCGACGTACAACGTCACCATCGACGAAGACGACGTCTTCGTGACGCTGTAA
- a CDS encoding aminopeptidase — MFESVREMRGARTIVEESAALQPDEDVVIVTDWEAAEVAERIAAAARERDANVTMTLMDPREHEGNEPPDSVAAAMYEATVVFVIVSRSISHSDAVEAGLDSDRRWIMMTQFAPEQLIDGAIYADFEAMQPKIEAMADRFSEADSATVTSPQGTEVHVGLSGREGNAVNGLAREPGGAGGPGAMEANVAPVEGTTEGTVVVDGAIPDFDIGALSEPITLEIEDGAVTDVEGGVVAEKLRRVWEGYDDPGVYNVAQLAVGMNPEVTAFDDHFITAHCRYGNVHFGIGKSTVLGGTVEAPVHFDVMLGEADLELDGELVVENGRTIHV, encoded by the coding sequence ATGTTCGAAAGCGTTCGAGAGATGCGAGGGGCTCGCACCATCGTCGAGGAGAGTGCGGCTCTACAACCGGACGAGGACGTGGTGATCGTCACCGACTGGGAGGCTGCCGAGGTCGCCGAACGGATCGCTGCGGCAGCGAGGGAGCGCGACGCGAACGTGACCATGACGCTCATGGACCCGCGGGAACACGAGGGCAACGAGCCGCCCGATTCGGTCGCCGCGGCGATGTACGAGGCGACCGTCGTCTTCGTGATCGTTTCGCGGTCGATCTCACACTCCGATGCCGTCGAAGCCGGACTCGACAGTGATCGGCGGTGGATCATGATGACGCAGTTCGCCCCCGAACAGCTGATCGACGGTGCGATCTACGCGGATTTCGAGGCGATGCAGCCGAAGATCGAGGCGATGGCCGACCGCTTCTCCGAAGCCGACTCGGCGACCGTCACCTCTCCCCAGGGAACGGAGGTCCACGTCGGGCTCTCGGGACGGGAGGGAAACGCGGTCAACGGACTCGCCCGAGAGCCCGGAGGCGCCGGCGGTCCGGGGGCGATGGAGGCGAACGTCGCTCCGGTCGAGGGGACGACCGAGGGGACGGTCGTCGTCGACGGGGCGATCCCCGACTTCGACATCGGCGCGCTTTCGGAGCCGATAACCCTCGAAATCGAGGACGGAGCCGTCACGGACGTCGAAGGGGGCGTCGTGGCCGAAAAGCTCCGGCGCGTCTGGGAGGGGTACGACGACCCGGGCGTCTACAACGTGGCACAGCTAGCCGTCGGAATGAACCCCGAGGTGACGGCGTTCGACGACCACTTCATCACGGCCCACTGCCGGTACGGCAACGTCCACTTCGGTATCGGGAAGAGCACGGTGCTCGGCGGCACCGTCGAGGCGCCCGTCCACTTCGACGTCATGCTCGGTGAGGCCGACCTGGAACTCGACGGGGAACTGGTCGTCGAGAACGGACGGACGATTCACGTATAG
- a CDS encoding amidohydrolase family protein: MSSVVKEPSPVEEHYTIDTDFHLQIDHELLYDYVEDDYLRKRLESDGTPPIPYMGGNPFYSWESRKSKATTQGAAVTKEEISGVMDDWGLDIATVSPLPNTFMANGRYPRIQKACIRAYHEYLLDRVVDPEAGIYALAIANDFDAEWTAEELDRIGAEDGIVGATNWVNNDPPMGLAENDAIWDVLDARDMPIVFHQGSGGGRWDPYEKHYESAERLISGQFYQVSGNIMNMIMTGVFDKYPDLDVLIQEQGTAWIPYMANHADQLYEEYSEDVALTERMYADLEQRSLKRNPSEYLYDNVYVTTQPIALPRRGDHVKSALEIRRAKEMFLFSTDWPHSTVDTPDWVNHSQIDDDLREHILHKNAQEVFDYTAA; encoded by the coding sequence ATGAGTTCCGTTGTCAAAGAGCCAAGTCCGGTCGAGGAGCATTACACGATCGACACGGACTTTCACCTCCAGATCGATCACGAACTGCTCTACGACTACGTCGAGGACGACTACCTGCGAAAGCGGCTGGAGTCCGACGGGACGCCGCCGATACCCTACATGGGCGGGAACCCGTTCTACAGCTGGGAGAGCCGGAAGTCGAAGGCGACGACGCAAGGCGCGGCAGTGACGAAAGAGGAGATCTCGGGCGTGATGGACGACTGGGGGCTCGACATCGCCACGGTGAGCCCGCTTCCGAACACCTTCATGGCGAACGGCCGGTACCCGCGGATCCAGAAGGCCTGTATCCGGGCGTATCACGAGTACCTCCTCGACAGGGTCGTCGATCCCGAGGCGGGCATCTACGCGCTGGCGATCGCCAACGACTTCGACGCCGAGTGGACGGCCGAGGAACTCGACCGGATCGGCGCCGAGGACGGCATCGTCGGGGCGACGAACTGGGTGAACAACGATCCGCCGATGGGTCTCGCCGAGAACGACGCCATCTGGGACGTACTGGACGCGCGGGACATGCCGATCGTCTTCCACCAGGGGTCGGGCGGCGGCCGGTGGGACCCCTACGAGAAGCACTACGAGTCGGCCGAACGGCTGATCTCCGGGCAGTTCTACCAGGTGTCGGGGAACATCATGAACATGATAATGACGGGCGTCTTCGACAAGTACCCCGACCTCGATGTCCTGATCCAGGAACAGGGGACCGCCTGGATACCGTACATGGCGAACCACGCCGATCAGCTGTACGAGGAGTACTCCGAGGACGTCGCACTGACCGAGCGGATGTACGCCGACCTCGAACAGCGGTCGCTGAAGCGGAACCCAAGCGAGTACCTCTACGACAACGTCTACGTGACGACACAGCCGATCGCGCTCCCCAGGCGGGGCGACCATGTCAAATCGGCCCTCGAGATCCGGCGGGCCAAGGAGATGTTCCTGTTCTCCACCGACTGGCCCCACTCGACGGTCGACACGCCCGACTGGGTCAACCACTCCCAGATCGACGACGACCTCCGGGAGCACATCCTCCACAAGAACGCCCAGGAAGTCTTCGACTACACGGCAGCCTGA
- a CDS encoding SDR family NAD(P)-dependent oxidoreductase, with amino-acid sequence MRTESTAEKIDFEGQVAAVTGGARGIGRGVCEAFAALGGDVAVVDIDEGKAAETASEIGTEYGVEAAAVECNVKEYEQAEAMVETVLEELGRLDVLVNNAGGGLTEPFAETDPADWDHVIDLCYYGTLNCSHAALPHMTDRGSGAIINFASDSYKGNDPGLSIYGGVKAANVSATSTIAKEVGEHGVRVNCVSPGTTRTPATEDWLDEYGDSVVDAYALDRLGEPEDIADAVVFLASDAADWITGQVLSVNGGYIRG; translated from the coding sequence ATGCGAACCGAAAGTACGGCAGAGAAGATCGACTTCGAGGGGCAGGTTGCGGCAGTTACGGGCGGCGCACGCGGTATCGGCAGGGGCGTCTGTGAGGCGTTCGCCGCGCTCGGTGGCGACGTCGCAGTCGTCGACATCGACGAGGGGAAGGCCGCCGAGACCGCCTCCGAGATCGGTACCGAGTACGGCGTCGAGGCGGCCGCCGTGGAGTGCAACGTCAAGGAGTACGAGCAGGCCGAAGCGATGGTAGAGACGGTCCTCGAGGAACTGGGACGGCTGGACGTGCTCGTGAACAACGCGGGCGGTGGACTGACCGAACCGTTCGCCGAGACCGACCCGGCCGACTGGGATCACGTAATCGACCTCTGTTACTACGGCACGCTGAACTGCAGCCACGCAGCGTTGCCACACATGACCGATCGGGGGTCGGGCGCCATCATCAACTTCGCCAGCGACTCCTACAAGGGGAACGACCCCGGGCTCTCGATATACGGCGGCGTCAAGGCGGCGAACGTCTCGGCGACGAGTACGATCGCAAAGGAGGTGGGAGAACACGGCGTCCGTGTCAACTGCGTCTCCCCCGGGACGACCCGAACGCCGGCGACGGAAGACTGGCTCGACGAGTACGGCGATTCGGTCGTCGACGCCTACGCCTTGGATCGGCTCGGCGAGCCCGAGGACATCGCCGACGCGGTCGTCTTCCTCGCCAGCGACGCCGCCGACTGGATCACCGGGCAGGTGCTGAGCGTCAACGGCGGCTACATCCGGGGCTGA